From Bradyrhizobium erythrophlei:
CCTGAATAGAGATAGATACGCAGCCATTTGCGGGTGAAGATCACGTTGGTGTAGGCGTTGTAGAATTCCTGCAAGCGATCGCGGATCGGCCGGGAGCGGTCGGTAAGCAGTTTCTCCCAGCCGGTATCGAGCGGCTCGAGATAGACCGTGCGATAGACTTCCTTGATTAGGTCGTCCTTGCTCGGAAAGTAGCGGTACAGCAACGGCTGGGTCACGCCGAGCCGTCGCGCCAGATCGCGCGTACCGCCGCCAAATCCCTCCTCCGAGAAAAACTCGGTCGCCTTGGCAACGAACTCCCTGCGGCGATCGTCGGGAGATAGGCGCTTCTGCTTCGCGCGAGCGCGCTTGGGCGGCGGCCTCTTGCTCATGGCTTCGACGCTGAACCGCCGTCACCGGGGAGAAACCGGCCGTAGCCGCCGCGCGCGAACAACAGCGGCTCCTTTCGGTTATACGCATAGGCCTCGACGGCACCCAGGAAGATGATGTGGTCGCCGCCATAGTAGCGCCCAGCGGAGCGGCATTGAAAATTGGCCACACTATCGGCAAGAAGCGGCGCGCCGCCAAGCCCGGGAGTCCAGTCGACGCCGGCAAATTTGTCGTCCGAGGATTTCGCGAACCTGTTGGCGAGCGCCTGCTGCGATGCGCCAAGCACATTGACCGCAAAATGGCTGGCGTTCTGGAACGCACTCATGCTCGTGGAAAAGATCACCAGGCTCCACAGCACCAGCGGCGGGTTCAGCGACACCGAGGCAAAGGAATTGCAGGTGATGCCATAGGGTTTTCCGCCGGCGCCGGCGGCGGTGATGATGGTGACGCCGGTGGCATAGGTACCGAGCGCGTTGCGGAAATCCCTGGGATCGATCGGCGAATGGTCGCTCGCCAGCTCGTTAGCCGGATCCGGATTGATCGGATGCTTCGGGGCGTCGGTCATTGCACCTGCCTCAAAGCGTCAGATTTTCGGAGGGCAGGCCGAGCGCAACGCGGCCGTAATTGGTGCCAGCCGCATCAAAATTGAACGCAAGGTGCGAATTGATGGCGTGGGCGTCGCGAAACTGCCGCTGCAACGCGGCCGTCGTGAATAAACCCCGCGCGCCGCTCGCCGCAAACAGCAGCGACACCGCTTCAGTGCAGAGATTGACGGCAAAAGCGCCGTCGCGCCGCGTTTTGGTCTTGGCGGCGATATCCGGAAAATGACCGCGCCTCGCATCGGCCATCGCCTCGATACAGGTCGAGCGCATGATCAGGCGGGCCGCATCGATCTTGGCGGAAGCTTCCGCAATCTTGATCTGCGTGCTCTGAAGGTCGCCGAGCTTGGTGCGATTGTAGGTCGAGGCGCGGTGCCGGGCGACTTCGACATAGTCGTCGAGACAGGCCTGTGCGTTTCCGAGCGCCACGCCCGACAGCACGTAGGGAAACAGCGAGAATACCGGCAGCGCGTAAAGCGCATTCGGGTTGACCGCGCTTCCCGGCGTCGGACCGCCGGCCAGATCGTTCACCGCAACCGTCATCGGCTCGGCAACAAAGGCATCTTTGACCTCGACATCGTTCGATCCCGTTCCCCTCAGTCCCGCGGCATTCCAGGTATCATTGATCTTGTAATCGGTCTTGTTCAGCAAAAAGATCCGGTACTCGATGCCGTCGGCCTCATCGTCGGAGGAAACAACGCTCGCCAGCATATTCCATTCGCAGGAATCCACTCCCGACGAAAACGGCCATCTGCCCCGCAATACATATCCGCCATCGACCTTCCTGGCGCGACCGGCCGGAAAAATGAAGGAGGATGCGATCAGGACGTTGGCATCCTTGTTCCAGACCAGATCCTGAGCACGCTTGTCGAACATGGCCAGCATCCAGTGGTGACTGGCCAGGTTGGCGAAATTCCAGGCCGCCGAGGCATCGGCCTGTCCGATCGCATCGCCGCAATCGATCAGCGCGACATAGTCGAGTTCGGAGCCCCCCACCCGCTTCGGCTGCACGATCCTGAACAAGCCCGATTCGTGCAGCTCGCGTTCGGTCTCCGGCGGGAGCCGACGCAATTCTTCCGTCTGGGAGGCACGATCGCGCAATCGCGGAATAAGCGCCCTGGCACGGGCAATCATGGCGGCATACGTGCCGTCCGCCTCCGGCCCCGCGGGCAGGCTTGCATTGGGTCTTCGGCCGGCACCTGGCATCTTGGCGTTCCTTGCTCGCCCTTGTTGCAGCCTTGACACGGACGATACAGGTTTCGGTTTATCGCCTGATCAACGATTGTTCAAGACGCGGGAGCGCCCTTTAATCTGCTGGGGGTGCCCGCTGCCGCTCCGCAAGACGATCCCGGGCAAACAGACTTGACCTCACAAAGCGACTTGGTGATTACCTATCGTCCGATCACTGACTGTTCAGCGCGCCGCCGGCGCCGCCCGTAAAACCGAATTCATTGGCTGGGAGCGAACCTCATGGACAAGACTGTTGGAATAATTGGGCTTGGCATCATGGGTGGCGCGATCGCGCGCAACCTCGTCGAGCGCGGTTGGCGGGTGGTCGGCTTCGATACCGACGCTGAGCGATGCGCGGAGCTTGCGCAAGCCAATGTCGAGATTGTCGGCGACGTCGCCCGGGTCGCGCGCTCCGCTCCCATCATCATGACCAGCCTTCCCACGCCTGCCGCCGTCGAGGACGTCGCGCAGAAGATCGCCGGCTCCGGCCAGCCTCCGCGTATCGTGGCGGAACTCTCAACGCTGAGTATCGCCGACAAGGTTCGCTTCGAGGCCATTCTGAAGAAAGCCGGCCATATCGCGCTGGATTGTCCGCTGAGCGGCACCGGCGCGCAGGCGAAGATTCGCGATCTCATCGTCTATGCCAGCGGCGACGGCAACGCCATTGCGCAGTGCAAGGATCTGTTCGCCGATTTCGCCAAGCAAAGCGCCGATCTCGGCAGATACGGCAATGGCAGCCGCATGAAATTCATCGCCAATCATCTGGTGGCCATCCACAATGTCGCCGCGGCCGAGGCGATGGTGCTGGCGGAACGCGCCGGGCTCGATCCGAAAATGGTGGTGGATATGGTCGGCCCGGGCGCGGGGGGCTCGCGGATGTTCCAGATGCGCGCGCCGATGATGGTCGAAGGTGTCTACGAGCCCGCGACCATGAAGGTCTCTATCTGGAAGAAAGATATGGCGGTCATCGCCGAATTCGCCGACGAGGTCGGCTGCGCGACTCCACTGTTTACGCTGACGCAGCCGGTCTATGCCAAAGCCCTGGCCATGGGGTTGGGCGACCAGGATACGGCAGCCGTATTTGAGGTCCTGAAAAAAACGATTGTCACGGCTCCCAAATCAACCGCGCGCGAGCCGGACTAGTCTTCGATACCGCACTGCATCAAAGAGCACCCGCGGGTAATCCCCCGCTACGAAAATATCAGGCGCCGCCAAGTCGATGACGTGGTTATCACTTGATCATTTACGGCTTACATCGGATAAATCGCTCAACCAATAAAAATAGCTGATGGTATTCAGTTTGTAGCGTTCCGGGGAGGATCCAATGACGATATCGCGGCGTCAGTTTGTCGGCGGCGTGGCCGGCGCGGGTATCGCCAGCCTGGCAGCCCCTCGTGTCGCCTTTGCCCAGAACAGCGGACCGATCCGCATTGGATTGCTGGCGGCCAAAACCGGACCGCTCGCCTCCGGCGGCATCGACATGGACCTTGCGCTGACGATGTTCATGAAAGAACGCGACAACATGCTGGCGGGCCGCAAGGTCGAATTGATCGTCGCCGATACGGCCGGTGCTCCTGCGACGGCGCGGACCAAAGCACAAGAACTGGTCGAAAAGAATGATGTCCATTGCATCATTGGCCCGCTTGCCGCCTTCGAGGCGCTGGCGATCGCCGACTATCTCACGGAAAAGGAAATCCCCACGATCGGTGTAGCCGCGGCGGAGGACATGACGCAGCGGCATCCAAGTCCATGGTTTGTGCGCGCGACGTCAACGTCGGCGCAATGCGCCTACCCGCTGGCAGATTATGCCGCCAAGGAACTCGAGTACAAAAAGATCGTCACTATCGCCGACGATTTCGCCTATGGACATGAAATGTGCGCTGGTTTCCAGCGCGCGTTCGAGGATAGTGGCGGCAAGATCATCCAGAAGATCTTCACGCCGCTGGCGACGCCGGATTACGGCAGCTACGTTGCCCAGGTGAAGAGCGCGGACGCGATCTTTCTCGGCACCGCCGGCTCGAACGGTTTCCGCTTCCTTCGCCAATTCATCGAATATGGCCTCAAGGACAAGATGGCCGTCATCGGCGGTATGACGGCGCTCGATGAATCCGTGCTTCGCAATATGGGCGATGAGGCGCTGGGGATTGTGACCACCAGCTGGTATTCCGCCGAACTGGACAACGCGCTCAACAAGGCCTTCGCGGCGGCGTTCCGCAAGCAGTTCAAATACGATCCCGGCTATTATGCCGGGGGCACCTATGTTTCCGGTGAAGTCCTGGAAGCCGGGCTAAAGGCCACGAAAGGAAATGCGGAGGACAAGAAAGCACTGATGACGGGGATCCGCAACAGCAACGCAGAGACGGTGCGCGGCGTCGTCAAGTTCGACGAATTCGGCAACGCCGTCGGCGATGTTTATATTCGCAAGGTAACGAGAAAGGACGGGCGGCTGGTCAATTCCGTCATCAAGACCTACCCGGATGTCAGTCAGTTCTGGACCTATGACAAGACCGCATTCCTGAAGAACCCGGTCTATTCGCGCGACTATCCGCCGGCAAAAAATCTGGAGCAATAATTCCATTTCCGTCGCGGGCACCGAAGCGCGCAACTTTCCGGACGAGATCGGCAGACGATGCAGTTTTGGATCATCCAGGGTCTCAACAGCCTGTCGCTCGGTGGTCTCCTGTTCCTGCTCTCGTCGGGCTTTTCGCTGATTTTCGGCCTGATGAGACTGGCCAACCTGACGCACGGCGCCTTCTTCATGCTCGGCACCTATTTCGGAGCAACTGCGCTGCGCTCGTTCGACGGCCTGAATATCTGGGTGACGGCGCTGGGTGCCGGAATTGCGGTAGCTGCGATCGGCGGTCTGTTCGAGCGGCTGGTGCTGACCCGGCTGAAGACCAATCCGCTTGGACAAGTGCTGGTGACGCTCGGCATGTCCTTCATCATTTCCGACGCGTGCCTGCTGCTGTGGGGCGGCGATTCCATTCCGGTGCCGACCCCTCGCAACCTGCAGGCGCCGACACGGGTGCTCGGTTTCGTGTTTCCGACCTATCGGCTGGTGCTGGTGGGCTGTGCCGTCGCCACCGCGATCGCGCTGTATTTCCTGCTGGAGCGGACGCGCCTGGGGGCGATGATCCGCGCCGGCGTCGACGACCGGCAAATGGCCCGCGCGGTCGGAATTCCCGTCTCGAATTTGTTTACGATCGTGTTTTGTCTGGGTGCGGGCATCGCCGGCGCCGGCGGCGTGCTGGGCGGACCGATCCTTTCCGCCTATCCCGGGCTCGATGCCGATATGCTGCCATTGGCGCTGATCGTCGTCATCCTTGGTGGCATCGGAAGCCTGCTCGGCGCGTTCATCGGCAGTTTTATCATGGGCTTCGTCTACACGTTCGGCACCGCGCTGTTTCCGGAACTGGCCTATATCATTCTGTTTCTGCCGATGATCTTCGTCATTGCGTTCCGGCCCCAGGGCCTGTTTGGGCGCGTCGGCGCATGAAATGGATCGGCGTTGCCCTCCTTGCGGGATCGCTTCTGCTGCCGCCTTTTTTTGCGGGCGATTTCTACATCAACCTCGCCAGCCAGATCCTGATTGCGGCAATCTTCGCGCTCAGCCTGAATTTGCTGGTGGGCTTTGGCGGCATGACGTCGCTCGGACACGCCTCCTATCTCGGCGTAGCCGCCTATATTTCTGCGCTGCTGACAAGCCGATACGGGTTCGGACATGGTGCAGCCGCCCTCATCTCGATCGGGGGCACCACCGCGATGGCCGCGTTCTTCGGCGTCATCGCACTACGCGCCACCGGGCTCGGCTTCCTCATGATCACGCTGGCGTTGTCGCAGGTACTTTGGGGACTCGCCTACCGGATGTCCGGCGTCACCAATGGCGACAATGGAGTTGCCGGTCTGACCCGACCGATGCCGTTCGGCCTTTCGCTCGAGAGCGCGGCGTCGTTCTACTGGTTCGCGCTGATCGTGGCCACGTTCGCCTGCCTGATGATGGCGATCTTCGTGTCGTCGTCGTTCGGATCATCGTTGAAGGGCGTGCGCGACCAGCCGCGCCGGATGGCGGCGCTCGGCTTCAAT
This genomic window contains:
- a CDS encoding TetR/AcrR family transcriptional regulator codes for the protein MSKRPPPKRARAKQKRLSPDDRRREFVAKATEFFSEEGFGGGTRDLARRLGVTQPLLYRYFPSKDDLIKEVYRTVYLEPLDTGWEKLLTDRSRPIRDRLQEFYNAYTNVIFTRKWLRIYLYSGLKGLDINRWYVGVVRDKILTRIIRECRHEAGLPAQSKPTASELEMAWVFHGGIFYYGVRKYIYESPVLEDKGQMISDALDVFLAGFERVLAAPAAPKPAPVKAVG
- a CDS encoding flavin reductase family protein, with protein sequence MTDAPKHPINPDPANELASDHSPIDPRDFRNALGTYATGVTIITAAGAGGKPYGITCNSFASVSLNPPLVLWSLVIFSTSMSAFQNASHFAVNVLGASQQALANRFAKSSDDKFAGVDWTPGLGGAPLLADSVANFQCRSAGRYYGGDHIIFLGAVEAYAYNRKEPLLFARGGYGRFLPGDGGSASKP
- a CDS encoding acyl-CoA dehydrogenase family protein; this translates as MPGAGRRPNASLPAGPEADGTYAAMIARARALIPRLRDRASQTEELRRLPPETERELHESGLFRIVQPKRVGGSELDYVALIDCGDAIGQADASAAWNFANLASHHWMLAMFDKRAQDLVWNKDANVLIASSFIFPAGRARKVDGGYVLRGRWPFSSGVDSCEWNMLASVVSSDDEADGIEYRIFLLNKTDYKINDTWNAAGLRGTGSNDVEVKDAFVAEPMTVAVNDLAGGPTPGSAVNPNALYALPVFSLFPYVLSGVALGNAQACLDDYVEVARHRASTYNRTKLGDLQSTQIKIAEASAKIDAARLIMRSTCIEAMADARRGHFPDIAAKTKTRRDGAFAVNLCTEAVSLLFAASGARGLFTTAALQRQFRDAHAINSHLAFNFDAAGTNYGRVALGLPSENLTL
- a CDS encoding NAD(P)-dependent oxidoreductase produces the protein MDKTVGIIGLGIMGGAIARNLVERGWRVVGFDTDAERCAELAQANVEIVGDVARVARSAPIIMTSLPTPAAVEDVAQKIAGSGQPPRIVAELSTLSIADKVRFEAILKKAGHIALDCPLSGTGAQAKIRDLIVYASGDGNAIAQCKDLFADFAKQSADLGRYGNGSRMKFIANHLVAIHNVAAAEAMVLAERAGLDPKMVVDMVGPGAGGSRMFQMRAPMMVEGVYEPATMKVSIWKKDMAVIAEFADEVGCATPLFTLTQPVYAKALAMGLGDQDTAAVFEVLKKTIVTAPKSTAREPD
- a CDS encoding ABC transporter substrate-binding protein produces the protein MTISRRQFVGGVAGAGIASLAAPRVAFAQNSGPIRIGLLAAKTGPLASGGIDMDLALTMFMKERDNMLAGRKVELIVADTAGAPATARTKAQELVEKNDVHCIIGPLAAFEALAIADYLTEKEIPTIGVAAAEDMTQRHPSPWFVRATSTSAQCAYPLADYAAKELEYKKIVTIADDFAYGHEMCAGFQRAFEDSGGKIIQKIFTPLATPDYGSYVAQVKSADAIFLGTAGSNGFRFLRQFIEYGLKDKMAVIGGMTALDESVLRNMGDEALGIVTTSWYSAELDNALNKAFAAAFRKQFKYDPGYYAGGTYVSGEVLEAGLKATKGNAEDKKALMTGIRNSNAETVRGVVKFDEFGNAVGDVYIRKVTRKDGRLVNSVIKTYPDVSQFWTYDKTAFLKNPVYSRDYPPAKNLEQ
- a CDS encoding branched-chain amino acid ABC transporter permease, producing the protein MQFWIIQGLNSLSLGGLLFLLSSGFSLIFGLMRLANLTHGAFFMLGTYFGATALRSFDGLNIWVTALGAGIAVAAIGGLFERLVLTRLKTNPLGQVLVTLGMSFIISDACLLLWGGDSIPVPTPRNLQAPTRVLGFVFPTYRLVLVGCAVATAIALYFLLERTRLGAMIRAGVDDRQMARAVGIPVSNLFTIVFCLGAGIAGAGGVLGGPILSAYPGLDADMLPLALIVVILGGIGSLLGAFIGSFIMGFVYTFGTALFPELAYIILFLPMIFVIAFRPQGLFGRVGA
- a CDS encoding branched-chain amino acid ABC transporter permease; protein product: MKWIGVALLAGSLLLPPFFAGDFYINLASQILIAAIFALSLNLLVGFGGMTSLGHASYLGVAAYISALLTSRYGFGHGAAALISIGGTTAMAAFFGVIALRATGLGFLMITLALSQVLWGLAYRMSGVTNGDNGVAGLTRPMPFGLSLESAASFYWFALIVATFACLMMAIFVSSSFGSSLKGVRDQPRRMAALGFNPWMIRWITFIYAGFWGGVSGLLYVYYNKYIHPTSLSTTSSAEALLGVIAGGSGTLGGPVVGAALVLLLKNYASAYIERWNMLLGLVFLFIVLVMPTGIVPGLSRLAATLRRGPR